The Pseudarthrobacter sulfonivorans genome includes a window with the following:
- a CDS encoding type II toxin-antitoxin system PemK/MazF family toxin, which yields MNRGELWTVSGGTDAQKPRPALIIQDDLFAASKSITLLPLTSQLTDAPLLRLTVEPGQLTGLERVSQIMVDKLTTVRRANVGQRMGRVDAKTMVAVEQSLAVFLGLGR from the coding sequence GTGAATCGAGGCGAGCTGTGGACGGTCTCAGGCGGAACAGATGCGCAAAAACCAAGGCCAGCACTGATCATCCAGGATGACCTTTTTGCGGCGTCAAAGTCGATCACCCTCCTGCCCTTGACGTCGCAACTGACGGACGCCCCACTGCTGAGGCTGACGGTTGAACCCGGCCAACTCACTGGCCTGGAGCGCGTAAGTCAGATCATGGTGGACAAGCTGACCACGGTGCGTCGCGCCAACGTTGGCCAGCGAATGGGGCGAGTGGATGCCAAGACCATGGTCGCAGTCGAGCAGTCGTTGGCCGTCTTTCTTGGTCTGGGACGCTGA
- a CDS encoding antitoxin MazE-like protein, which translates to MSVRDRVARHRLAMRERGFRQIQMWVPDARTEEFKREARRQAMAVAAADRAGDDQDFVEQISEDWPE; encoded by the coding sequence ATGAGCGTACGGGATCGCGTTGCACGCCACAGGCTCGCCATGCGCGAGCGTGGCTTCCGACAGATTCAAATGTGGGTGCCGGACGCACGCACGGAGGAATTCAAGCGTGAAGCGCGCCGGCAAGCCATGGCAGTTGCCGCCGCAGACCGCGCCGGTGACGACCAGGATTTCGTTGAGCAAATTTCGGAAGACTGGCCGGAGTGA
- a CDS encoding S8 family serine peptidase yields MKKSVVAGLAAMVMAFGGITLAAPGAAAAEPSQITGQILVKFRDTGAAEGVLRGHGLTEGPGIGSTGAHLIRVPEGKELKLIEALSRNPAVEYAEPDEVVTPATDDQYFQRQYALHNVGQSFTNTAGTLTIAAGKPDADVDAVEAWSTTPGTDIKVAVLDSGVANDNPDINTKVVARANFTNGETGDDNYGHGTHVAGIVAASHDTVGVAGTCPGCTILDGKVLNDSGIGSSSSLANGINWAVSNGAKVINMSLGVRASRTLETAVNNAWARGVVLVAAAGNGGNQTKIYPGAYPNVIAVAATDNFDAKASFSTYGASWVDIAAPGVNVYSTFPNHKFVLEGQYNRSRGYDVGNGTSMSSPVVAATAALVWSRNTGATSAVVRDKVELTADAISGTGTYWKYGRVNADKAVR; encoded by the coding sequence ATGAAAAAGTCAGTGGTAGCTGGTCTTGCAGCAATGGTCATGGCGTTTGGCGGAATCACCCTGGCGGCCCCGGGCGCCGCCGCAGCGGAGCCGTCCCAGATTACGGGGCAGATCCTGGTCAAGTTCCGCGACACCGGCGCGGCCGAGGGTGTGCTGCGCGGGCACGGTCTCACTGAGGGCCCCGGAATCGGCAGCACCGGCGCCCACCTGATCAGGGTTCCCGAGGGCAAGGAACTGAAGCTCATCGAGGCGCTCAGCCGGAACCCCGCCGTTGAGTACGCCGAGCCGGACGAGGTGGTTACTCCTGCTACGGATGACCAGTATTTCCAGCGCCAGTACGCACTGCACAATGTTGGCCAGTCCTTCACGAACACCGCCGGCACGCTGACCATCGCCGCGGGGAAGCCGGACGCCGATGTGGACGCCGTGGAAGCGTGGAGCACCACGCCGGGGACTGACATCAAAGTTGCCGTGCTCGACTCAGGCGTGGCAAACGACAACCCCGACATCAACACGAAAGTTGTTGCGCGGGCCAACTTCACCAACGGGGAAACCGGGGACGACAACTACGGCCACGGCACCCACGTGGCCGGCATCGTCGCCGCCAGCCACGACACCGTGGGGGTGGCCGGGACGTGCCCGGGGTGCACCATTCTGGACGGAAAAGTGCTGAACGACAGCGGGATCGGATCCAGCTCAAGCCTTGCGAACGGCATCAACTGGGCGGTCAGCAATGGCGCGAAGGTGATCAACATGAGCCTTGGAGTGCGGGCGTCACGCACCCTCGAAACTGCTGTCAACAACGCATGGGCCCGGGGCGTGGTGCTCGTCGCCGCGGCAGGCAACGGCGGTAACCAGACCAAGATCTACCCGGGCGCATACCCCAACGTCATCGCCGTGGCCGCTACCGACAACTTTGACGCCAAAGCATCGTTCTCCACCTACGGCGCCAGCTGGGTGGACATCGCAGCACCCGGAGTCAACGTCTACTCGACGTTCCCCAACCACAAGTTCGTCCTTGAGGGGCAGTACAACCGGTCACGGGGGTACGACGTCGGCAACGGCACCTCGATGTCCTCACCGGTCGTCGCTGCCACTGCCGCCCTTGTGTGGAGCAGGAACACTGGCGCTACCAGTGCGGTGGTCCGGGACAAGGTCGAATTGACGGCGGATGCTATTTCTGGCACCGGAACGTACTGGAAATATGGCCGCGTGAACGCTGACAAGGCCGTCCGGTAG
- a CDS encoding hemerythrin domain-containing protein, whose translation MTDFFTMNPGETAAPVPPGPVLCTGTAAMRRIHRVFLWAYGEAPGLVRSAGAGDTARAAYVGEVLGNFDKLLHIHHEGEDQLMYPQLAERAPGCALHVEQMLGQHRQVTQRLEAIEPVRLRWMETADVEAGEELAGLYEDLSSVLNVHLRREVTEVMPAVDRVITQKELKEAAEHGSSQVSNKFLVGYLGMVLATNPPADRKELFKEIPAPVRLAYRLVGRRMYRKQYSTLFPGRPIPETL comes from the coding sequence ATGACCGACTTCTTCACCATGAATCCTGGCGAGACCGCGGCCCCTGTGCCACCGGGGCCCGTCCTGTGCACCGGGACGGCGGCCATGCGGCGCATCCACCGCGTGTTCCTCTGGGCATACGGCGAGGCGCCCGGCCTCGTGCGTTCTGCCGGGGCCGGGGACACCGCCCGCGCCGCCTACGTTGGGGAAGTGCTGGGGAACTTCGACAAGTTGCTCCACATCCACCATGAGGGTGAAGACCAGCTCATGTATCCGCAACTGGCGGAACGGGCCCCGGGATGCGCGTTGCACGTTGAGCAGATGCTCGGGCAGCACCGGCAGGTAACACAACGGCTCGAAGCCATCGAGCCGGTCCGTCTGCGCTGGATGGAAACGGCAGACGTAGAGGCCGGCGAGGAACTCGCCGGCCTCTACGAAGACCTGTCGTCTGTCCTCAACGTGCACCTGCGCCGGGAGGTCACCGAGGTGATGCCCGCCGTGGACAGGGTGATAACCCAGAAGGAACTGAAGGAAGCCGCGGAGCACGGGAGCAGCCAGGTCAGCAACAAGTTCCTGGTGGGCTACCTCGGGATGGTCCTGGCCACGAATCCGCCCGCAGACCGGAAGGAACTGTTCAAGGAGATCCCGGCGCCGGTCCGGCTTGCCTACCGACTTGTCGGGCGCAGGATGTACCGGAAACAGTACTCGACGCTCTTTCCGGGACGCCCGATTCCCGAGACACTGTAG
- a CDS encoding AraC family transcriptional regulator → MIAVLNQVLGYIEEHLTEEIDVAGVTSGLGTTEYHVRRMFSSLAGMPLSEYIRRRRMTVAAAEVIGGRDLLGTAVRFGYGSTEAFNRAFRAVHGVSPADVRRDGGPLRTQPQLRFRLTIEGNTTMDTRIADRPALRLVGHTARVPLIHHGPNPHIQAHIASLPETEHLRLKKLSNTEPAGLLQVSADVDPDYTEGSELTYLHGVAVSEGTPVPEDLDAIEVPAGTWAVFRTTGPYGEPIPVAPGIPRQMFNCRAGWSPGRRTSPAIVLARGPQTADGTRSIWARCRLRRGLRMRA, encoded by the coding sequence GTGATCGCAGTTCTGAACCAAGTCCTCGGTTACATCGAGGAGCACCTCACCGAGGAGATCGACGTCGCTGGCGTGACAAGCGGCCTCGGCACGACGGAGTATCACGTCCGCCGGATGTTCTCGTCACTGGCCGGCATGCCGTTGTCCGAGTACATCCGGCGGCGGCGCATGACCGTCGCCGCGGCCGAAGTCATTGGAGGCCGCGACCTGTTGGGGACTGCGGTGAGATTCGGTTATGGCTCCACCGAAGCATTCAACCGGGCCTTCCGGGCGGTGCATGGCGTCAGCCCCGCCGATGTGCGCCGGGACGGTGGCCCCCTTCGGACACAACCACAGCTCAGGTTCCGCCTGACGATCGAAGGAAACACCACCATGGATACCCGCATCGCCGATCGACCGGCCTTACGGCTCGTCGGCCACACGGCTCGCGTTCCGCTCATTCACCACGGCCCCAACCCGCACATCCAGGCGCATATCGCGTCGCTGCCCGAAACGGAGCACCTTCGCCTTAAAAAGCTGAGCAACACCGAACCGGCCGGACTGCTTCAGGTGAGCGCCGACGTCGACCCCGACTACACCGAGGGCAGCGAGCTGACCTACCTCCACGGCGTCGCCGTCAGCGAAGGAACGCCGGTGCCCGAGGACCTCGATGCAATCGAGGTCCCGGCCGGCACCTGGGCGGTGTTCCGCACCACCGGACCCTACGGCGAGCCTATCCCAGTCGCACCGGGCATTCCGCGGCAGATGTTTAACTGTCGTGCCGGCTGGAGTCCAGGGCGTCGAACTTCTCCTGCCATAGTGTTAGCTCGAGGTCCACAGACTGCCGATGGGACGCGGTCCATTTGGGCCAGATGTCGGCTGCGGCGTGGGCTGCGGATGCGGGCTTGA
- a CDS encoding prolipoprotein diacylglyceryl transferase translates to MIGLPFAGDGLVHAGLLGLGILAALLFYAYEKRRRGLSDPRLWPIAGFAVAFGAIGSRVLTWDVSRQVSLADWWGNGDRSILAGLVGAWFGVHLGKRLTGYRESTGDLLAPAVALALVIGRVGCLLTELPGTPTGGAWGISLTHGQAAMLGGLPGVGLHPSFAYEIVFHVAAFALMWRYRDRLPGPGDLFICYVTSYALFRFGVEFVRGNEVLWLGMSRPQWFLLMILPLLSWRMLPVFGKPLRPKLEGRVA, encoded by the coding sequence ATGATCGGGCTTCCCTTCGCGGGAGACGGGCTGGTGCACGCCGGCCTGTTAGGGCTGGGAATCCTCGCAGCCTTGCTGTTCTACGCCTATGAAAAGCGCCGGCGCGGCCTGTCCGACCCACGGTTGTGGCCCATTGCCGGTTTCGCTGTCGCCTTCGGGGCGATCGGTTCAAGGGTCCTCACGTGGGATGTTTCCCGGCAGGTCTCCTTGGCGGACTGGTGGGGCAACGGCGACCGCAGCATCCTCGCGGGCCTTGTGGGCGCGTGGTTCGGCGTTCATTTGGGTAAACGGCTGACAGGTTACCGCGAGTCCACCGGGGATTTGCTTGCGCCCGCGGTCGCCTTGGCGCTGGTCATCGGGCGGGTGGGCTGTCTTCTCACGGAACTGCCCGGCACCCCGACTGGCGGTGCGTGGGGGATATCGCTCACGCACGGGCAGGCTGCGATGTTGGGCGGACTTCCCGGTGTAGGGCTCCATCCGTCCTTTGCCTATGAAATCGTGTTCCATGTTGCAGCATTCGCGCTCATGTGGCGTTATCGGGACCGCCTGCCTGGTCCTGGCGACCTCTTCATCTGCTACGTGACTTCCTACGCCTTGTTCCGGTTCGGAGTCGAATTCGTCCGCGGCAACGAGGTGCTCTGGCTGGGGATGAGCCGGCCCCAATGGTTCCTCCTCATGATTCTCCCCCTGCTGTCCTGGCGGATGCTGCCGGTCTTCGGGAAACCACTCCGCCCGAAGTTGGAAGGAAGAGTGGCATGA
- a CDS encoding radical SAM protein produces the protein MNPSPYSSRQALPGPGQPLRGDRIHRYVTAFCPRCHETNPPLAQVRRLSGVLLVRDDRVWLERGCPDHGLVSTLYDESPEILRYLEKWQAPTKQHIPDQAGNYRQIPEAYAYGLPAMQTQHTCILLQDIIEHCNLRCPTCFTASGPQLQGVAPLSEVLENIDTRLARENGRLDVLMLSGGEPTLYPQLAELLDELVARPIVRIMVNSNGMLMATDDELLALLARHRDRVEVYLQYDGPSKEASIHHRGGDLTRFKDMAIVRLSEAGVFTTLTMTATLGVNDGEVGAVVMRALETPFVGGVALQPVFGSGRGHGIDPTDRLTHTGVLERLAEQTGGVVSWHDLTALPCSHPHCASVGYMLKDDSGVWRSLTALIGHDQLLAWLELNPDSIANRIADSAIPLELRSLMKSSLLDLLSEQSSLSHPRTMDLWKNICTQCDLGIGTLTTLAAGKLPGQQQRLRRLLAERITRIMVKPFMDISTMIEERLTQCCVHVGTKSDAGDHQCAPFCAVQAWPALARQRMSTATGRELLPVRQV, from the coding sequence ATGAATCCGTCACCGTACTCTTCCCGGCAGGCGCTGCCCGGCCCCGGCCAGCCGCTCCGTGGTGACCGCATCCACCGGTATGTCACAGCCTTCTGTCCCCGCTGCCACGAGACAAACCCCCCGCTCGCGCAGGTGCGGCGCCTCTCCGGCGTACTGCTGGTCCGCGATGACCGGGTCTGGCTTGAACGCGGCTGCCCGGACCACGGCCTCGTCAGCACCTTGTACGACGAGTCACCGGAAATCCTGCGCTACCTGGAGAAGTGGCAGGCGCCGACCAAGCAACACATCCCGGACCAGGCCGGCAATTACCGCCAGATACCGGAGGCCTACGCCTACGGGCTGCCCGCCATGCAGACCCAGCACACGTGCATCCTCCTGCAGGACATCATCGAGCACTGCAACCTGCGCTGCCCCACCTGCTTCACCGCCTCCGGCCCCCAGCTGCAGGGAGTGGCGCCGCTCAGCGAGGTACTTGAGAATATCGACACCCGGCTTGCCCGCGAAAACGGGCGGCTGGACGTGCTGATGCTCTCCGGCGGCGAGCCGACACTTTATCCCCAGCTGGCCGAACTCCTGGATGAGCTCGTTGCTCGGCCGATCGTCCGGATCATGGTGAACAGCAACGGCATGCTCATGGCCACCGACGACGAACTGCTCGCACTGCTGGCCAGGCACCGGGACCGCGTGGAGGTTTACCTCCAATACGACGGCCCGTCCAAAGAAGCATCCATCCACCACCGAGGCGGAGACCTGACCCGGTTCAAGGACATGGCCATCGTGCGCCTGTCCGAGGCAGGGGTTTTCACCACCCTGACGATGACAGCGACACTCGGCGTCAACGACGGTGAGGTAGGCGCCGTCGTCATGAGGGCTTTGGAAACCCCGTTCGTGGGTGGGGTTGCGCTTCAGCCGGTGTTCGGTTCCGGACGCGGCCACGGCATCGACCCCACGGACAGGCTCACCCACACAGGCGTGCTGGAACGGCTCGCCGAGCAAACCGGAGGGGTGGTCTCATGGCACGACCTGACAGCACTCCCGTGCTCACATCCGCACTGCGCGTCCGTGGGCTACATGCTGAAGGACGACTCAGGGGTCTGGCGTTCGCTGACAGCCCTCATCGGGCACGACCAGCTGCTCGCCTGGCTGGAACTCAATCCTGACAGCATCGCCAACCGCATCGCCGACAGCGCGATCCCGCTTGAGCTGCGAAGCCTCATGAAGTCATCCCTGCTGGACCTGCTAAGCGAGCAGTCATCGCTGTCCCACCCGCGGACCATGGATCTTTGGAAGAACATCTGCACCCAGTGCGACCTCGGCATCGGCACACTCACCACACTGGCTGCCGGCAAGCTTCCAGGGCAGCAACAGCGGCTGCGTCGACTGCTCGCCGAACGGATCACCCGCATCATGGTCAAACCCTTCATGGACATCTCCACCATGATCGAGGAACGGCTCACACAATGCTGCGTCCACGTGGGCACAAAGAGCGACGCCGGCGATCACCAGTGTGCTCCGTTCTGTGCCGTGCAGGCGTGGCCGGCCCTGGCCAGGCAACGAATGAGCACAGCAACAGGCCGGGAGCTTCTCCCAGTCCGCCAGGTCTGA
- a CDS encoding HNH endonuclease, with protein sequence MNEDMTSSSQETPMKVSVFPGMNFWWAIQSDNFPDVFPDGTLWAPLRGSSGQRVASWDALHNVRPGDLVLHYSRPAIRGISRVATLPAPGFPPPRGYKEPADTEGTLVLTDPLYEVHIPWKDVLDILPAGQGPLTALGTLNRGYFYNLDSEGALKLLQQAGQEITDDPGEGRHEAVYGDQYFGGPSDRWASGAVRTEQRFLRNQQLQLRGSSCSLCGHSFPEELLVAAHIKPRSACSEKERMDTRNVSMLACLFGCDALFELGYVVVAESGVIEAGKPGPGQVGDRIEGFVGRKCRAHDERSRGYFAWHRQAHSGKLIKQSQRTPDLPQHPSPS encoded by the coding sequence ATGAATGAGGACATGACCAGCAGCTCTCAAGAGACACCAATGAAGGTATCCGTCTTTCCTGGGATGAATTTCTGGTGGGCTATCCAGTCGGACAACTTCCCGGATGTCTTTCCCGACGGGACGCTGTGGGCACCGCTGCGAGGCAGTTCCGGACAACGGGTTGCCTCCTGGGACGCGTTGCACAACGTCCGACCAGGGGACCTTGTCCTGCATTATTCCCGTCCCGCGATCCGCGGCATCAGCCGGGTGGCCACGCTGCCGGCGCCAGGATTTCCACCGCCCCGCGGATACAAAGAGCCTGCGGACACGGAGGGGACACTGGTCCTCACGGACCCTCTATATGAAGTCCATATCCCTTGGAAAGATGTCCTCGACATTTTGCCCGCGGGACAAGGCCCTCTGACCGCATTAGGCACGTTGAACAGGGGCTACTTCTATAACTTGGACAGCGAAGGTGCTCTGAAGTTGCTGCAGCAGGCAGGGCAGGAGATCACCGATGACCCTGGTGAGGGTCGGCACGAGGCCGTGTATGGCGATCAATACTTTGGTGGTCCGAGCGACAGATGGGCATCAGGGGCAGTCCGGACAGAACAGCGTTTTCTGCGGAACCAGCAGCTGCAGCTTAGGGGCAGTTCCTGCTCGCTTTGCGGACATTCCTTCCCGGAAGAGCTCCTGGTCGCCGCCCACATCAAGCCCCGCTCGGCCTGCTCTGAGAAGGAGCGCATGGACACCCGCAACGTCTCTATGCTCGCGTGCCTCTTCGGCTGTGATGCGCTGTTTGAGCTTGGCTACGTCGTCGTCGCTGAGTCTGGCGTCATCGAAGCAGGCAAACCCGGGCCCGGGCAGGTTGGAGACCGGATCGAGGGCTTCGTGGGCCGCAAATGCCGGGCTCATGACGAGCGATCGCGCGGCTATTTCGCATGGCACCGGCAGGCCCATTCCGGCAAGCTGATCAAGCAGTCGCAAAGGACTCCCGACCTGCCGCAGCATCCATCACCGTCGTAG